In a single window of the Flavivirga spongiicola genome:
- a CDS encoding GNAT family N-acetyltransferase yields MLKLININFYKDFSEKNRIPYFYENVYNKISLQDYFNKKKAKSSLHKKGVIAINFIPPYFDLKFRKSDKIHGFFKVFTHYGFLADFKGYSSFSEYFKSQVKAKRRKSLKSQLRKLETCFNLSHKVYLGKIDKSHYAFLLEELRILIKRRFIQRGGVHPFLNNWSFYKESAYSMLIDKKACLFVIYDGEKPIAISLNYLHQNIFVGAIDSYDIDYSKFSPGNIMILKKIEWSLLNNYKIFNMGYGDLKYKREWCNTVYKYESHILFKKNSSLSKLVAYLVSRLILLKINFKQKNKPIQDHFLNFLKKNKKILNINHHVSYMDYLDATNLITSKNTVKLDINKDENAFLRKHVYNFQYSNSENSKDIDVFMVVNDIESDSYIIKGKTNCCILNYTKD; encoded by the coding sequence TTGCTTAAGCTAATCAATATTAATTTTTATAAAGATTTTTCTGAAAAGAATAGGATACCCTATTTTTATGAGAATGTCTATAACAAGATTAGTTTGCAAGATTATTTTAACAAAAAAAAAGCTAAGAGTAGTTTACACAAAAAGGGGGTAATAGCTATTAATTTTATACCTCCTTATTTTGATTTAAAGTTCAGAAAATCAGATAAAATTCATGGTTTTTTTAAAGTTTTTACTCATTATGGTTTCTTAGCTGATTTTAAGGGGTATTCGAGTTTTTCCGAATACTTTAAATCTCAAGTAAAAGCAAAAAGAAGAAAGTCTTTAAAAAGTCAATTAAGAAAACTAGAGACGTGTTTTAATCTTAGTCATAAAGTATATCTAGGTAAAATCGATAAGTCTCATTATGCTTTTTTACTTGAAGAGCTGAGAATATTAATAAAACGAAGATTTATTCAAAGAGGAGGTGTCCATCCTTTTTTAAATAATTGGAGTTTTTATAAAGAATCGGCTTATTCCATGCTGATAGACAAAAAGGCGTGTCTTTTTGTGATTTATGATGGTGAAAAACCAATTGCTATAAGTTTAAACTACCTCCATCAAAATATTTTCGTTGGCGCCATAGATTCATATGATATAGACTATTCAAAATTTAGCCCTGGAAATATTATGATTTTAAAGAAAATCGAATGGTCTTTATTGAATAATTATAAAATATTCAATATGGGTTATGGAGATCTAAAATACAAACGGGAATGGTGCAATACCGTTTACAAATATGAAAGCCATATTTTATTTAAAAAAAATAGCTCGCTAAGTAAATTAGTGGCATATTTAGTAAGTAGATTAATACTGCTAAAAATTAATTTTAAACAAAAAAATAAGCCTATTCAAGATCATTTTTTAAATTTTTTAAAAAAAAACAAAAAGATTTTAAATATTAATCATCATGTATCTTACATGGATTATTTAGATGCCACAAATTTAATTACGAGCAAGAACACGGTTAAATTAGACATTAATAAAGATGAAAATGCTTTTTTGAGAAAACATGTATATAATTTTCAATACAGTAATTCAGAAAATTCCAAAGACATTGATGTCTTTATGGTTGTTAATGATATAGAATCTGATAGTTATATCATTAAAGGGAAAACAAATTGTTGCATTTTAAATTATACAAAAGACTGA
- a CDS encoding acyl carrier protein encodes MNNEEIFATIRKSFIKILEHDNFELNETTTAKDVDGWESITHLLIINEVEKSFNIKFRLMDLMSMQNIGDLIASIKKETNP; translated from the coding sequence TATAAGAAAATCATTTATTAAAATATTAGAGCATGATAATTTTGAACTAAATGAAACTACAACAGCAAAAGATGTAGACGGTTGGGAGTCTATTACACACTTATTAATTATTAATGAGGTGGAAAAGTCTTTCAATATTAAATTTAGGCTAATGGATTTAATGTCAATGCAAAATATTGGAGATTTAATAGCATCCATAAAAAAAGAAACAAACCCTTAA